Within Nitrospira sp. MA-1, the genomic segment CCCAGCTCCACGGTGCGAGCGTAGTCGGCCAAGGCGCTCACCGATTGCTCGTATTGTCCGATGCTCGAGGCGGCCAAGGCTTTCATTGTGCGCACGACGGATTGGAGATCCCCGGCTCCGCCGATCTTTCGGCGCAGACTCACCATGGTGTCGCTCATGAGTCTTCCGGGAGTTCCGCTCCAGGTGGGGGAGGGTCAGTCCTGCGCCTCTTTTCATCGTGCAGTTGCCCGAGGGTGCTGTCCATCATTCTTGTCAACTTGTCTGCAGCGCCGTCGACGGCTTGGTCCACGGTCGCAGCTTGATGCGTGACCACAACGGGCTGTCGGCCTTCAAGGCGGGCTTCCATCACACAACGTATGTCGTCATTGCCCCCCTTCTTGTCGCTATTCTCATCGCTCAGATGGACCTCTACTCGCGTGATGGAGTCGCTGAATCGGCTCAGTGCACTCTCCACGACGCCACTGACCTGAGCGGCCAATGCCTCGTGGCCTTCAATGTTCCGATCAGTATTGATTTGGATCTGCATGGTGTTCTCCTTTGTGAGTGTGGATGGTTCAATGTCGGTAAGTGGCAGCCAGTCCCGTCCGTCCCGGCATACGCTCGGCCGGAATGACCAGGACCCGGCCGCCCATCTTTTCGACCAGCTCACCCAGGTCATCGAGGAGGTCGTCGACTTGCGGATGACTCAGGTCAGCACGTTCAACCTGACCCGTCGCATAGTCCAGCCGGCCGGCAATCTGGCGGTCGGCCTCAATCAGCAGCGTGGCGACCCTCCCGGTGGTGGCCGCCTGGGCGATCTCCCCCAGGTCGTCACAGCCAAGCCCCTTGGATTTTGCCACTGCAAACTCGTCGGCCAATGTAGCCAGTTGGGCCTGATATTGCGGGTCGACAACCTGCCAGGCGCGTTTCCGAAGGTCATCGATCGGCAGGGCATCAGGATTGATTGTGAGTCCCTCCGCCATCAAAAACGGGTTGTGGCTGACCTGGTGAAAGCGATGATGATGCTCCGGCAACGCTGCCAGGATCAAAGGCAGGCCTGATGGCCGGGAATGGTGCTCTAACACCGCGCGGTCGACAGCGCGAAAAAACCGGTCCGCGTCGGTGTCTACCCCGTCCTTTTTTCCGCCGTGGCCGTGGTGCATAGCCCCGCTCGCCTGACCGACCCCACCATAAGAAGCGACGGTTGAATGGGGTTCGGTCAGCTCATCCCCCAGCGCCTCGGTGATCGTCCGTGGAACGTCCGGAGCCAGATCGATCTCGTCAAGCGTATGGCGGTTCCCCTCGAAGAGCCGGATCGTGTGAAGGCTCAGTCCGAGGACCTGATAGCGATCAACCGATTGCAGAAAACGCCGCAAGGGCTTGGTGTGAAAGCTGTCGGCCACGACGACCAATTCGGTGACCGGGCGCTGAAGCCGGAACACATGAAAGAAGCCTTGCGCGGCCAGCACGGCCAGTCCATCGTGTGTGTGGGTCCAGAAGTCATGATCGTTGGCCAGGGCTTCAAACGGTTCCAGAAGGAGGCGCGTTTCGACGGCCGGATACTTTTGCCGGAGCGATGTCTCCAGCTCCTTGACAAGATTACGAAACCGGATCGGGTCCTGCTGATTCTCGGGATGGCACCGATGGGTCGGCTGATAAAGCGAGAGACATGGCGGCTGGCGATCAGACACCAACGCGGCTATGAATTCACTCGCGAGCATAGTGTTCTTCTGTGTCATTCGTGTCTCCCTCATTTGTGTTCAATCACTGTGAAACTTCAATAATATCCTAACAAAATGGCTTAACCAGTGGCTTTTTCGCTCGTATGAAGTGACTTTTTGTCACTTGAGGCGGCCAGGGCATTTATGGTGCGGACGACGGATTGGAGATCCCCGGCTCCGCCGATCTTTCGGCGCAGGCTTACCATAGTGTCGCTTAGGACTCCTCTGGAAGTTCCGCCTCGGGCTTGGGTCTGGCCTCTGTTTGCGACCCCGGCTTTGACTCGGTCTTCGGCTTGGGCTCAGCTTTGACTTCGGGCTTACGATTAGGCTTGGGCTGATACCGTGCAAGTGCTTTGCGGGCGATGTCAATAATCGTTTGACGATCATCGTCATTGAGTTTGGCTGCGCCTTCCAATCGCGTGCATATTTCCAACGGAATGACCAGGGCTGCCTTGTGCAACGCCTGTTCCGCAGGCGTCATCTGGTTAAGCGGGACAGGGTCGAAGAGCTTTTCGGTTAACGCCAGGAGCAGGGTGATTTGAGCGGGCACGGAGACCGGGGCGAATTCCGGCTGTTTGAGACAGGCACGAATTCTCCGTCCGTGTTCGATAATGGCGCGAGTGTCGTCATCCAGTCTGGCGCCGAACCTGGCGAAGGTTTCCAGTTCTTCAAACTGGGCATAGGCCAGTTTGAGATTTCCCGCTACGGCCCGGTAGGCCGCCCGTTGTGCCTTGCCTCCAACCCGGGAAACGGATCGACCGACATCGATCGCAGGCAGCACCCCTAATTCGAACAGGGAAGGCGAAAGGTAGATCTGCCCATCCGTGATGGAAATCAGGTTAGTCGGAATGTAGGCCGAAATGTTCTGTGCTTCGGTTTCAATGATGGGAAGCGCGGTCAGGGACCCACCACCCAGGTCTTGGCGCAGATGTGTGGCGCGCTCCAGAAGTCTCGAGTGGATGTAAAAGATGTCGCCGGGAAAGGCTTCGCGACCGGGCGGGCGGCGCAAGAGCAGGGACAGCTCACGATAGGCGCGAGCGTGATGCGTGAGATCGTCATAGACAATGAGCACATCGCGACCATGTTCCATGAAATGCTCCGCAATGCTGGTTGCGGCATACGGCGCGATATACGCCAGCCCTGGTGGGTCGTTGCCTTCGGTGACGACGACGATGGTGTATTCCATCGCGCCTTGTTCGCGGAGGGTGGCCACGACTTTCGCCATGCCGGACGCGCGCTGGCCAATGGCGCAATACACGCACAGGACATTCTGGTCCCGCTGGTTGAGAATCGTGTCGACGGCAATGGCAGTTTTACCCGTCTGCCGATCGCCAAGAATCAACTCGCGCTGGCCGCGTCCGATGGGAATGAGTGCATCAATGACCTTGATGCCGGTTTGCAACGGCACCGTGACGGGTGCA encodes:
- a CDS encoding HPF/RaiA family ribosome-associated protein, with protein sequence MQIQINTDRNIEGHEALAAQVSGVVESALSRFSDSITRVEVHLSDENSDKKGGNDDIRCVMEARLEGRQPVVVTHQAATVDQAVDGAADKLTRMMDSTLGQLHDEKRRRTDPPPPGAELPEDS
- a CDS encoding alternate F1F0 ATPase, F1 subunit alpha translates to MNMEPESLQKVFDRAFSGISQARESFSPQLTPHEVGRITNVSTGIARVSGLPRVGFEEVLKFPGEVYGIAFNVDEDEIGVVLLGDYWQLQAGDEVERRGHVMDVPVGDGLIGRVINPLGRTLDGRGPVASSERLPIERPAPPIMNRAPVTVPLQTGIKVIDALIPIGRGQRELILGDRQTGKTAIAVDTILNQRDQNVLCVYCAIGQRASGMAKVVATLREQGAMEYTIVVVTEGNDPPGLAYIAPYAATSIAEHFMEHGRDVLIVYDDLTHHARAYRELSLLLRRPPGREAFPGDIFYIHSRLLERATHLRQDLGGGSLTALPIIETEAQNISAYIPTNLISITDGQIYLSPSLFELGVLPAIDVGRSVSRVGGKAQRAAYRAVAGNLKLAYAQFEELETFARFGARLDDDTRAIIEHGRRIRACLKQPEFAPVSVPAQITLLLALTEKLFDPVPLNQMTPAEQALHKAALVIPLEICTRLEGAAKLNDDDRQTIIDIARKALARYQPKPNRKPEVKAEPKPKTESKPGSQTEARPKPEAELPEES